One Dysidea avara chromosome 8, odDysAvar1.4, whole genome shotgun sequence genomic window, gttgcgaacattgcttatgagtacggatgcctGGGTTCGAGCCCTTGCtgagacaactttttttttcgctttcttaggtttttttttGTCTAAATGCACGTGACTTCTGGCACTATATAACTTGCCAATTTTTTAATGCatgtaacattctaagtattataccctctaCTACCGGAAAATAGCCGGaaaaacagtgtaaccggtgccggctctatataacctatactagggtccgcaatccgaaaaatcaacttttacaaatcgatccccctaccattgtgggatgttcattgtggtatcccattgctagatccaccatgaaaccggaggcacgattgttgtcttcacagaaatatcgattttagtatttcgtgagatgcaaaaattatttttaaaatttcgtgctccacacaaagaacaggatagaacttgctgcttagctagatattatctagagttaatgtagttaaaaagtacgcacagtaataagcaaatgattggctgggttcccggcacagggttgctttctttcaaaAAGTAGAAAGCCAAACAataattttcgaattcaaactgccctaccagccaagacaagaaaagccaactcttcctcatggtgacgtgataaggttggatgcatagtctgtctatgctgttagtctagaaaggatctgagacttctcaccatctgggtgaagaacgtcaaaattttcgtgcgtcatttcaagggattctctcaatggtaccaaagtgctttccagtacttctgatgccacactggtcacttaattttgtttagaatgatgataaatgatggatcaaaacgtttggtggtagtagcagttggtgtttctgtgatttcatatgatgcagtataccagcagctcaccaggagctccacccagctcgaaccAAAAATGAAAggttttgtgcttttttcggtttgtttttgggtgttttgcagcataatggtgatgtagggtgatctagtggagatttgaagctgctgtggagcgtgagaggtgaagtcaaatttggacgattttgttgcctcccttgatgcatagcttagagcgaggcgtggaagccgtggatgaaataataattgacaaccgctgttaccaaacgttcagggacatattttgccatagttttagtttataattgatgattgttgtggctgctgaagtgctggaaatggctagaaattctttaatgctgcagaaaattttgacgctcgtcacccagatggtgagaagtctcagatcctttccaaactaacagcatagacagactatgcacccaaccgtatcgaaacactatgaggaagagttggcttctcttgccctgggtggtagggcagtttgaattcgaaacttcgcatctctttgtctgttttttcaaagaaagcaaccctgtgccgggcacccagcaaatcatttacttatttatgtgcgtacttttcaactacaacaactctggatacgatttggctaagtagcaagtttcatccggtcctttgtgtggagcacgaaatttaaaaaataaattttgcatcttgcgagatactgaaaacaatatttctgtgaagacaacaatcgtgcctccggtttcatggtggatcaagcattgggatactacaatgaacatcccacaatggtagggggattgatttgtagaagttgatttttcggattgcggaccctacctatacCATTCTTTTTGGCGTTGATgtgttcaggggcggatccaggagctggctaggggaggggcacaaatagggtaagttgtaggtggttgcatgcatggggagaaccatattttctatagttcagtgctgcaaaaaagcagcaaataatcacctcttagtggtgtctcactgttgatatttgccattttggccttttcagatggttgtgaagtcttaaaactgtttaaaaggctctgaatgtcttaaataacagcaacacgataattatttttagaggcgcttagtacgcacgaaggtgctgggtgactattttacagttagtttgacttccgtttcgctttggtctcaggtgaatttgtaataaatgctagtaaaatgtgcatatttttgtaagttttaaactgatcttggttggcctgacataaaacttactagctgttttaatcagaagcatggctggttCCTCCACAAGGaggagaggggggggggggcatttgccccaaatgccccatcctggatccgccattgagtgTTGTTGCCAATCGTTCTCCCTCACTAaagctggtcactgtaaagtgttaataataataataataataataataaagcaaaattaatgctgttgtTAGTCTTTCCTTCAGAGTATGGCATATTCAGATGGAGATTGAGCTACATGATGTTCTTCTGTCCCATACTTAGTGTGTAAAGATAGTCTGACTTGCCGactaaacataagataaaatgGCGTATATCCAGTGGACAACTGAACACTACTGTTATAAGCCATACACACCTTACGAATATGCTTCTCCCAATCAAATGGGTGATCACTTGCACAAGTAGCcaacatgttaagcaatattctATTAAATCGCTCAACTAGTCTGTCGCATTGAGGGTGGTAAGGGTAGTCCATGTTTTGTTAATGTGTAGGCAGCTTGCATACTTCTCCCACAACTGAGATTTGAATTGTGCACCCTGGTATGAATGTAGCTGCTCTGGAATAGAGTATTGAAGAAAAACCTCGTCAACTAACTTCTCAGCAACAGTAACAACCTCTTTATTGGGGACTGGGAGAGCTTCCATCCATTTGGTAAAATAGTCACCCACTACCAGAATGTATGAATTaccacttggtaatggtcctacAAAATTCGCTGCCATAACTTGTGTAGGGTAGCCTGCATTAATTGTTCCCATGGGTGCTCTTTGTGCTGGTGCAGGAGTCTTTCTGGTTGCACAGTCTACAAGTCAGGCACCAATTGCATACATCATTGTAATTGCCAGGCCAATAAAATCTCTCCTTTAACCAGTGTAAAGTCTTCTCTTGACCCAGATGGCCACCACTTATTCCTTCATGAGCTTCCTTTAGAATTTCATCCCTTAAATTATGTGGTACCACCAATTGCAACCATCCCTCATCATGACTAGGGTGAACAAACTGGATGTCATTTCTAACAGTTAACTGCTCCCACTGTTGTAGTAATCTACGGTACTCTAGGTCTTTACCTTTGGTCTGATCTTGTGCAGGTTTCTGGTTCCTCTCATGTGCAAGTAGCAGTTCACCAATGCAGGGATCATTAAGCTGAAAATTtctaatattctgggttgagtgACCACCCGTACAATTGGAGGTTGATATTGCAGCAATTCGCTCTTCAGGTTTGTCCAAGTGTGACTCTCTTCCACACTGGTTACATGGTAACCGTGACAATGCATCTGCATTATTGTGTTTCCACCCTAGTCAATGAATGATATTGAAGTGATAACCCTGTAAAATCTCAAGCCATCTGGCCATTTGCCCCTCATGATCAGGAGATCTAAAGTTCTGAAGCCACACTATATCATGATCAGTTCGCACTGTAAAGTTGCAGCCAACAAGGTACTGATGGAAATGTTTCATAAAAGTGACAACTGCTAGTAGTTCTTGTGGGTCACACAATAGTTGCGCTCTGCCTTGTTCAAGGTGCGGCTGGCATAGGCAATAACATGTTCACTGCCATCCTGATAAATCTGGGATAGCATAGCTCCAGGCTTGACCAGTCAGGTAGAGCTAGAATTGGGGCTGAGGTAAGACAAGTCTTCAAGGCAATAAATGCATTTTGGCAGTCTTCATTCCATTGAAACTTAGTATGCTTCTCTGTAAGTTGGTTGAGTGGCTTAGCAATTATAGCAAAATTGTGAATAAATCGACAGTAGTAGTTTGCTAATCCAAGAAATTGTTGTACCTCTTGTACTGTACATGGAGTTGGCCATTCTTTTACCTTAATTAAATGTCTTTTGAGGATCAGGTAGAAGTCCATGTGCAGAGACAACATGACCAAGGAAGTAAACTTCCTGTTGTAAGAATTGACATTTCTCAGAGTGTAGCTTTAGGCCAGCTTGCCTCAGCCTTTCAAATACAGCTTGTACGTTTCTCgtatgatttgatttgattttgatttatattatttattattattagcgctttacagtgaccagcactgaaggtctgacagcaacatgtgctacagccttaggattacctaacctacaaggacttagatcTAGtcacttgacttactgactgaactGACTGAATATTTTAATTAATCTCCGAGCAATCGGCTacagccattcttccttgcccAGAGGgacacatacaatacataaataatacacacaaaactaaacaaagcaaggtataaccgatacaaagacaaccaaagtaaacaacttacaacacacacacacacacacacacacacaaacaaaaaacatgcataattatagttacAATCATATTAATGTTATCAAAGGAGTGAGTCACAGTGCTGCTTAAGGACATCCACATACTTATAAAATAGAGAATTAATACAGCCAGTTACAGATGATGGTAATGCATTCCACCATTGAATAGTTTTATAACGAAAAACGTTGAGTAAAGCATAAGTGGAACATAGGTATGTTTGCACAATATACTGGTGTCCTTGTACTATAAGAAGTAGTTCCACCGAAAATAATTGGTGGTTCGAGTGGAATACATTTAACTTGGTGGTACTGGTGGTACATTAAACACAGTGATTTAAACTGAATAAAATAAGGCAGTGGCAACCATTGCCATCTATGATAAAATTCAGACACATGATCATATTTCCTTAGGTCATAACACAGCCTTACTGCACGGTTCTGCATCCTCTGAAGTCTTTGCAGTAGAGTGCTTCCCAGTGATGGTCCCCAAACTGTTACACAGTAAGACAAATGAGACAATACCAGGGATTCCAATAACATCTTCATCAAACTATTGTCAATAACATGTTGATGAGACCTAAGCAAACATAGATAGTACGACATTTTATGGCACACATTAGCAACATGATGGGTCCAAGACATAGTAGAGTCAAGAATAAGTCCTAAATACTTCTGTTTCTCAGTAACTTGTAGAACAACACCACCAACAGATATAGAAGGATGTGTAAACTTTGTGGAACGATTGGAGGTTTTAAACCACATAACGGAAGATTTTTTAAAGTTAATTTCCATTCTACACTGTAAAATCCACTGCTGTATTAATGAGAGTTGAGAGCACATAGTATTTTGTACAGCAGCTGGGGTGGAACCAGTACaaataatagttgtatcatctgcaaactgTAAAAGTAGACCATTGGCCAACTGTGTTGGAAGAGAATTCATATAAATTAAAAACAACAATGGCCCAAGAGCACTCCCCCGGGGTATGCCACCCTTCATAAGTCTCCATGATGAAAATGTAGCAGATGACTTAATTCTGTGATAACGGTTAGACAGATAATCTTTAAACCATTCCACTGCTGTACTGTGAACACCAAGTTCAGAAATTCTTTGTAATAGCAGGCAGTGATCAAGTGAGTCAAACGCCTTCCTCAAGTCAATAAATGCAGCACAAACTACACTGCCTTTATCCAATCATATAGCAATATGATCGACTGCCAATAACAAAATATCTTCAGTAGATTTACCACAACGATAAGCACCCTGGTGTGAGTGCAAAGTTTTACCCATTATGATGATGTCGTCAATATAATCTAAACAAGCTGACCATTGAAGCCCTGCTAGCACTGAGTCCTTTAGCCATTGAAAAGTGGCAGGCGCATTACATAATCTGAATGGCATAACATTAAACTCGAAGAGCCCTTCCTGCGTACAAAATGCTGTCTTTGTTCGGTGTTCTGGGGCCATTTCCACTTGCCAATAACCACTTCTCAAGCCAAGTGTTGAAAACCACCTGGAGCCGTTAGGGTGTCCAAACTATCATCAACCCTAGGGAGGGGGTATAGGCATCTTTGCGGGTGACTGCATTAAGTCTTCTATAATTTACACAAAACCTTGTTGACACATCCTTCTTCGCCACTAACATGATTGGTGAAGTCCAAGGGCTCTGTGATGGTGATAAAATATTTTTAGATAACATGTCCTGCAGTAAGTTGTGCACAGTTTCTCTGTGAAGAAAAGATACCCTCCTGGCTTGCTGACAGATAGGTGTGACAATGCCAGTGTCAATACTGTGCTTTAATATTCCTGTGCGACCTAGTTTCCTGGACCATCTGCCAAGATGTGCCATCAGTGCAAAGAATTTCTCTTTTTGATCTGGTGTTACATCATTGGGTAGGGGCTTTGCCAAAATCATCTCAAATGCTTCGTCACTGTTCACTTCTTGGTCACTTTTCCCATTTGAGATTTCACAAATACTGTGGTCTTCAACAGGCTCAGCATTAGCAATTTTCATATTCTTGTAGAGTTTCACTGGTGTTAATTCTGTGTTCACTACCCTCACTACCACGTTACATTGACGAGGCACAACTATAGCTCTAGCAACTAATCTAAAGCGAAGTAAATCTATTGATGTATTCCCTTAATGTCAAATTGTGTAAAGCAGCAGtgtatcaatgtcaggtaaagCTTTAGTTTGCCTGACAATTTTACTGGCCAGgggttttaaaaaattataattgtctctgcaaACAAGTGatatagtagagagttcagctacttctgtaactaagttatgcaGTACACCCCCAGTACATTAAAGTAACtacagtaatataactagttacatagtaatttgtaacaaggattaactGTCCAAAATTGGATAGTTACATTCTTTTGGCCTGTTGAGAAAAGCTTGTTATATAAAAATTGTACAATTATAAAAAATGTATGTATAACTCTACAACTGCTTTACATCTAATTTCCCTTCCTGTAGTAAAAAAAGACAGGTAAAAAGAGGCCCCAAAGCTGGtaatggccagctttggagtatacaaatacaaaaagtgatatctaatccaaaacagccaagctgtaaaaaaagggtgcagcctctaaaagtcatggtgaaaaagatgtgaaatccaacaagaaatggctgtgatggtaggtaaatggcaaaaattttaataatgacaattcaggtgaatttgttgccgAGTCCTAGCTACCATCACAGCTgtttcttggccgccaacttAGATTCgcgtcttttttcaccatggattTTTGGAGACCACACCctttcttacagcttggctcagtgttttggattagatacatatATCCAAAATGCAGTACATTGATATTTTGTAATCCATTTAGGAatttaataaatttttaaagCAAATAATGTAAATACAGGACACAAAGAAATATGTCACTTAATCCTAATGCTTTTGTTCTTTACTAATAAAATATGACAAAAATTAGTGCTGCAGCAAAAAGTTCAGCAGTGGCAATTTCAACATTACACTTATCGAACAAAAATTGCCATAGTCATATCAGTGTTATATTTGGTGCTACTGATGGAAGATGGAATCTGACAGTCACGCCAACGACACTCGGCCTGACTTGTCAGTGTGGATCCTTGATTATAAGTATTGCAGTTATAATAGTGGTTGGTGGGAGATGCTTTATCAAATGTGAGACCGAATATTCCAGTCACATGTACACCAGGAGCAGTTGGTACCCCGTTATTGACTAAACATCTATCTACCACCTTCTTGGCATCAAGTAGAATAGCTCCAGTCCAGTGGTAATCTATATTACGATTAAAGTAACCTTTATAAGCAAACACTATTGTTCCTTTGTGATATGCTACTACCATTTGTTCAGTGGGGTTGAAAGAAGCTTTGTTAGGTACATTACACCATTCTTCATAACTGGCATCTTTGACACAAGGTTGATAATAATCAGAATAGTAGAACATCTTAGTATAAAGGGGATTGTACTTCATATAAGTGTGTTGCCAAACAAGAGTCCATCCTCCACCATCAGTTGTCATGTCACAATAAATCTGGGTAAGATAACACAAGTACAATGTACGCAAGTATCAAAAGTGAATAATTTGCCATTTTTTATAATTTCTGTTGTATAATATGTTTGCCATAATTATGGGAAAGCAAACCATAATCACACTCACCACAAAAGGATTAtagtaacaaatataatataTGATCCAAACAAAAATAGCCTAGCTGTCAAAAAGGTTGCAGGGTTCAGTTAGTTAAAAGCCACACTctgttttcacagcttggtggttttgtgtgaatttcacttcttttataAGCCCAGCCTATGAATTATccacagacacaatgatgacaagagttataattgtattgtattgcaagttatatattattatttgttaatgctattgtaatactctaatagagcacataGTGAAGTCTTCTTATACAATGCACATAGTCTgtgaaattataaacttttactATTAAGAACTTCCTTATATAAAGTAAGGCAATTGGCTGTGATAGCAGTGCCTTAGTGATTAAGAATCTGGGTGTTAGGTGTGGggtccctggtttgaatccCGGCAAATATTTAGTGCGCTTTTACCCCATGgtagctgttctattagagtatctcaacaacaggacttggatttcacattgtACTCTGTAACTACTACTCCAGTTGGCTTTTAAATCATtgaaaggcactgctatgatgttTAGCTCATGTACACACCAATGTTTGAGTTATTCCCATatgcagtttaccctgtagctgtggcaaaactttaatttttttacatgaataaatgtcattttaagaaaaaaattaagaaaAAATGAAAGTTTAACCACCCATACCTTGGGAATGGCTGGAGAAAATTCAATCAAGTTTGGTGTGTGGCGTGCTTTATCTGGCAGACAGCTACAATGTAAAATGGTGTACTTCGGAAAAGGTACCGTGGAGCTAaaatcatttttttttcttcctgccAATATATGCACATGTGGTATGTTGGCTTTCTTTGGCACTACCATGTCTACAACTGACAGCTACTATTTTTGCTCCACTAAAGCTGAAACTTTTTCCCAAAATGAAATGTATCACTATTAGTATAGAAAAGTTTGAGAATTATAGAACTTTAATTTCTGTTGGCAACACCAACAAAAAATGGCTTAATTATCCATAAAGTACAGTTGAAGTGTACCTTACAGACCACCAACTGTGCTTGTACTTTACGAAACTTCAAAGCTTAATAAAGCACAGTCTAAGCAGTTCATTGTCAACCGCCACCATGAAAGCTGAGCCGAACCAACTTAGTAAGTGCCATGTTTACACTTTTGAAATGAGCTAATAAATAGAAAATTGTACAAGTTAGCATAGATCACTACTATAAAAGTGTTTAAACAGAGGTGTTCATCACCTCAGGTGCAATTTCCTACTTAACATCAGCTTGTTCCCAAGAGTAACTACATTTATCATGAGTAAGTGATGATGAGTAAAGAGATTGGAGCAGGGGCGGCTCTAGAGggatttctgaggtttccaggaACCAGTCACATTGttaggatactctaatagagcagtcaatcactctaataaagcagtcacagtgttctgagcagcagtgtagcaagttatgtagggatttttatgtactttatcagtgatactaATATCagtggagggcagttattctcagcatgCAGCCTTaagttacctttttttttggtcttccccctcttgatcagaaaccagtcaccaaaactCCTAGAGCCACCCTTGTGGAGGATATAACTGAATGATGGATAATAGCATATTATGAAGAGTAAAGGTTCTACTAAGACCTATGCTAACTCTAATATCATCAAAAAGTGGTACAGTTTTGTATCTGCTCCACTTTACTGCTTTAGTATACAATCCACCTTACTTGTCTGTCCAAAACCCAGTAGACTCCACTCTGAGGTGGTCTAGCACAATCAGTTGACAATGCCTCTTGTACTTCTTTACAACTTTTAGCACTAAGTGCTCTAGATTTCCCTGTAGATGCCACCAACctacaaaattaaattaattgtgCTTAAAatattatatgatcactaacaGTATTAATGACTTACTCAAATGGAGTCCATTTTGCATTTTTACATATCCAAATCATCAAAGGATCAACTGGACTATAAAAACTTTCTGCTTCATTGTTGCTGGCACAAGTTTTAGTTGGAgatgatgaacgctacaatacaaatagcacaattatacactacacacaaaccaaTATAAAAGTGCATGCAGGCTTCAAAACgccaaagcaaaaaaaaaagttggggGAAAGAGTGGTAAGTGGATCCAgctgacccactgacccaaatATTAATCCATATGAAGCCCAAATTTAATTAAAACAGAAAAGTGTGTCAAAGCTTGAtcccctacttcagtctatacccatgactgaattagtgattaaatatatgccaaaatgcacctatcaggctgaagtgatgtttaacagtgaaaaatcaagcctatagctaGCTTTAGACATAATTGAGAtgtgcttgtttgaaggcaatGGTTGCTTAGTAGTTAGTcattcagtcagtagaaaattctatagaataaaaaaaaattaaatttcatagcaaccttGCACTAAAGGCACCACAAAGGTaattctggtcaatatttttgtgagaaagtgcaaaccacaattatccctaatatacagtactaccatgctgtataattattgtttttattTACAGATCTTGACCTTGACCTTTACAGACCTTGTTTATGGTACACCTATATTCCCAATTTTATTCACACCACTTACAAATAGTATGAATCTTCGTGCAACTTTTTTATAAAGCACATAATTATGCCTAATAACCAGACTATATATGGTATACACATTTAAGCAGCCAACagacactcctacaatggttaattGTCTTATTCTTTCAAGTGGTTTACCAATAACTGTGCTAGCAATTGTTTCCTGAATGAACTCTGATAACTTGTTCAACTCTTTCCTGAATGAACACTGATAACTTTTTCAACTCTTTCCTGAATGAACACTAATAAGTTATTCAATTCTTTCCTGAATGAACGCTGATAACTTGTTCAATTGCCAGCAAATTATGACCTAGACTCTTAAAAGAATGCCAAATTTCTAGCTATCCAGTAGATTATGCACTTATATTTATAGTGCATTGTAACTAGTGTAAtttaaattaatttaaaatgaagtagggacctGAGTGATAAAAACTATTGAAACAAGACATACAGAATAACATAgccctgtgggaaaatcccctacattggcatgtcataacaattattttgctcaatgccaaagtagtgccaatgccaaagtagggattttcctaccaagctatgctgtaatacaatcattcatatatcttgttCTATTACTTGGATCCCTACATCATttttgtttagttgttttatTATAGACGTAGCTATAGTGTaaaagtgtgactgttctattagaatattgagcgtggctgttgtattagagtgactgctttattagagtatcttgagtgggCCTCAGACAACTAGCCTATGCAGTATTTTCAGGGTGTGTGGTCTTTCCATGTCTCCTTTTCAtcataccatagataatatatctGTATACTACTATCTATGACTGTGCTACCAGTAAGAGGAGTGGTTGATATGACTGATCACAGTACACACAGCTAGACCATTAAGGGGCATTTCATGATGCTCAATCATTATTGGTGCTGCTAGATCATAAAGGGGCGTGGTCAATCTAAACATACAGGGGCATAGGCCCTGTTAAATTTACTCTTTTGAGTTTATAGCAGGACTTATGTTTTAGCTACCGTTTCTGAGgcgcaagtgacatttgctgtgttgtaaaatgataaccagccttcctggcatcaaaatacatgtgcacatgattgataacagcaataataaaatttagaggtggtggggtaaaaagggatgcaggCGGGGATgaaaaacaattaatcaagtttgcctggtcTTAGTGTGGCAGGATAAAATGAGTGAAtaatagtgtatggcacagcacaacaattgataaagcttgcattcatctctcagggaaggatttacagaggtaacatgagccctcttgaaaacttgttaaaaagatcaatatactctaatagagcagtcaagcatatactctaatagagcagtcacgtatatatactctaatagaacatgcatgaaaatatccatatgttaaggaacttcattagtggagtttttcagacattctaacattaaatgcaaaactgagcatgaccttatactgctatagttttggtgtgcagtgtttaaagatatagaactccagtaatgcatgcaaaatgaatccataCTATGTATATTTGACAGTTGTAGTTATAatattttgattgtaagtcattccatttgtatcagtggattcatggttcctataccagtgggaTAACTTTCACTTACAGTtgtctatatgtgtctctatgtgttatgctgtctgtttccactaggtagttTAATCTCTAGTATTAGACACTTGTATGCTAtaatatgcattataattaatgttatACTTTATGCAAAGACTTTTGCTTAAGTCCCTAGGTATGCTGAATATCTCAtgcaggctctgccttctgtgttcacccttCTACTAGTAGatgctacaaaattatttaaaatgcCCAGACACAAGTTGTTCTCGCATACGTAGATAACACTGCACACCCTGTAtattatatccacacaaaaacagccaagctgtgaaaaaatggtgcggccttaaaaagcctgggtgaaaaaagttgtgaaatcaaaggtggcggccaagaaatggctgcaatgatgttaatgctaataaattttaacaatgcacacagccattattaaaatttttagcattaacatcattgcagccatttcttggccgccacctttacTATCTATGGTACTTGTATAGTTATGCATGTTACCAGGGGCGTAGCTGAAAGGGGGTTCCATCAGctgtattgagttaccagaagcagggatTGGGGGCGCAGCctccagccgctgagagacttacAATatcaaattgctatattttatgcaaaaatagTTCCCAGAATGAAATGGGACAAATGCCTAGAACGAGTACTTTACCTAACAGATGGGCACTGGAGAGTGAATACAGAAGTCAGATTGAGTCTCACTGTCTGTATAGGATGTTTGCCTCTAGACTATAGCTAGGATCCTTAAACAAAAATCTTTGAATAAAATGAAATAGGAAACATATCTAGAAGGTGGGCTGAAAACATCAGTCCACTGTGACCTGACCAGACTGATCTGCTGGTCAGTAAAGACCGAACCCTTACACAGCTGCTTTGATCTCGTACTATTACTGTTCACTCACTAAACTCATAAAGTAGCTTGTAATACGTAACTCACTTTGGTAACAGTTGACAAGAATGTGTCTTTATTGTGACCAGTTGTTGAAGCCACTGCACTGCTACAGTGACTGAAGGAAACATCAATTTTATATGTATGCACTCAGAAATACCTTAATAGTACAATCACCATTATACA contains:
- the LOC136264027 gene encoding uncharacterized protein isoform X2 → MDCFQRPIFCIMVIVLLSSAVASTTGHNKDTFLSTVTKRSSSPTKTCASNNEAESFYSPVDPLMIWICKNAKWTPFELVASTGKSRALSAKSCKEVQEALSTDCARPPQSGVYWVLDRQIYCDMTTDGGGWTLVWQHTYMKYNPLYTKMFYYSDYYQPCVKDASYEEWCNVPNKASFNPTEQMVVAYHKGTIVFAYKGYFNRNIDYHWTGAILLDAKKVVDRCLVNNGVPTAPGVHVTGIFGLTFDKASPTNHYYNCNTYNQGSTLTSQAECRWRDCQIPSSISSTKYNTDMTMAIFVR
- the LOC136264027 gene encoding uncharacterized protein isoform X1 codes for the protein MDCFQRPIFCIMVIVLLSHCSSAVASTTGHNKDTFLSTVTKRSSSPTKTCASNNEAESFYSPVDPLMIWICKNAKWTPFELVASTGKSRALSAKSCKEVQEALSTDCARPPQSGVYWVLDRQIYCDMTTDGGGWTLVWQHTYMKYNPLYTKMFYYSDYYQPCVKDASYEEWCNVPNKASFNPTEQMVVAYHKGTIVFAYKGYFNRNIDYHWTGAILLDAKKVVDRCLVNNGVPTAPGVHVTGIFGLTFDKASPTNHYYNCNTYNQGSTLTSQAECRWRDCQIPSSISSTKYNTDMTMAIFVR
- the LOC136264806 gene encoding uncharacterized protein translates to MKIANAEPVEDHSICEISNGKSDQEVNSDEAFEMILAKPLPNDVTPDQKEKFFALMAHLGRWSRKLGRTGILKHSIDTGIVTPICQQARRVSFLHRETVHNLLQDMLSKNILSPSQSPWTSPIMLVAKKDVSTRFCLANGLLLQFADDTTIICTGSTPAAVQNTMCSQLSLIQQWILQCRMEINFKKSSVMWFKTSNRSTKFTHPSISVGGVVLQVTEKQKYLGLILDSTMSWTHHVANFDEDVIGIPGIVSFVLLCNSLGTITGKHSTAKTSEDAEPCRWKHNNADALSRLPCNQCGRESHLDKPEERIAAISTSNCTGGHSTQNIRNFQLNDPCIGELLLAHERNQKPAQDQTKGKDLEYRRLLQQWEQLTVRNDIQFVHPSHDEGWLQLVVPHNLRDEILKEAHEGISGGHLDCATRKTPAPAQRAPMGTINAGYPTQVMAANFVGPLPSGNSYILVVGDYFTKWMEALPVPNKEVVTVAEKLVDEVFLQYSIPEQLHSYQGAQFKSQLWEKYASCLHINKTWTTLTTLNATD